One region of Nitrospinaceae bacterium genomic DNA includes:
- a CDS encoding 5-formyltetrahydrofolate cyclo-ligase, with product MIRMREQLSEDFLKEKSHEITKKLVALPEYQSCRNILIFLSMPGEVQTGEMIQKSLASGKKVYVPLVDKNRKRLQISELPGLDIEFQTKSFGIREPSPEYINIRPPAVLDFVLVPGLAFDRKGGRIGFGAGYYDRFLKEEAGHVARVGVAFQFQILDSIAQTEFDVPVQKILTESVTTIC from the coding sequence ATGATCCGGATGCGGGAACAACTCAGCGAGGATTTTTTAAAGGAAAAAAGCCACGAGATAACAAAAAAACTGGTCGCATTACCGGAATATCAAAGTTGCCGGAATATTTTGATCTTTCTCTCCATGCCGGGAGAAGTCCAAACCGGAGAGATGATCCAAAAGTCGTTGGCGTCCGGTAAAAAAGTATATGTGCCTTTGGTAGATAAAAACCGCAAACGACTGCAAATATCAGAATTACCGGGTTTGGATATCGAATTTCAAACAAAGAGCTTTGGAATTCGAGAACCCAGCCCTGAATATATAAATATCCGTCCGCCAGCCGTTCTCGATTTTGTGCTGGTTCCCGGCCTGGCTTTTGACCGCAAAGGGGGCCGAATTGGTTTTGGAGCAGGATATTACGACAGGTTCTTAAAGGAAGAGGCGGGGCACGTGGCGCGAGTGGGTGTGGCCTTCCAGTTTCAAATTTTGGATTCCATCGCTCAAACAGAGTTTGATGTCCCAGTCCAAAAGATCCTGACGGAGAGCGTAACAACAATCTGTTAA
- a CDS encoding ribonuclease Y, whose amino-acid sequence MHIFFTIKVNFITLLIGMLVALLVGYAIGYFLRKIFTEYQIKEAEELKKKILSDAESESRNRLKTAEIEAKEKHIAAKADLDKDIKGKRDELREQELALQKKEDAFRREVENIHDREKELDNKFKELSAKDEALGQEKVKYLNLVKEEVEKLEIISSFTADQAKEEIKKKVLDEARMDAAREVKKIEEKAKVHAEDEARKLVTMAVQRICSDHVAESTVSVVELPNDEIKGRIIGREGRNIRALEQCTGIDLIIDDTPGAVVLSGFDSIRREVARRSLEKLTQDGRIHPGRIEDVVNKCKKEVTQQIKEAGEQAILAVGIDNVPPDMVRLLGRLKYRTSYTQNVLEHVQEVAWICGHIAAEIGLDVQMAKRAGLFHDIGKAIDHQTDGTHTQLGVEVANRYNEHKYVVNAIAAHHEDVECESLYAVLVTAGDTISASRPGARREMLETYVKRMSKLEEIGDSYKGVEKTYAIQAGREVRIIVVPEGITDEESNLLARDVAKRIEKEVTYPGEIKITVVREKRFTEFAR is encoded by the coding sequence ATGCATATCTTCTTCACCATTAAAGTAAATTTCATCACATTATTGATAGGGATGTTGGTTGCCCTCCTCGTGGGATACGCCATTGGCTATTTCCTACGCAAAATCTTCACCGAATATCAGATTAAAGAAGCGGAAGAGCTGAAGAAAAAAATCCTCAGCGATGCGGAAAGTGAATCCCGCAACCGGTTGAAAACCGCTGAAATTGAAGCTAAAGAAAAGCACATTGCTGCTAAGGCAGACCTGGATAAAGATATCAAAGGAAAACGGGACGAATTGCGGGAGCAGGAATTGGCATTGCAGAAAAAAGAGGATGCCTTTCGCCGGGAAGTGGAAAATATCCATGACCGGGAAAAAGAACTGGACAACAAATTTAAGGAGTTGTCGGCCAAAGACGAAGCCCTTGGGCAGGAGAAGGTAAAATATCTCAATCTGGTCAAGGAAGAGGTTGAAAAGCTGGAAATCATCAGTTCATTCACGGCGGACCAGGCGAAAGAGGAGATCAAAAAGAAAGTTCTCGATGAAGCCAGAATGGATGCGGCACGTGAGGTGAAGAAAATCGAAGAAAAAGCCAAAGTGCACGCAGAGGATGAAGCAAGAAAGCTGGTGACCATGGCGGTCCAGAGGATCTGCTCAGATCATGTCGCGGAAAGCACCGTTTCAGTGGTGGAGCTTCCCAACGACGAGATCAAAGGCCGAATCATTGGCCGCGAAGGACGCAATATTCGCGCGCTCGAGCAATGCACGGGAATCGATTTGATCATCGACGATACTCCGGGAGCCGTGGTGCTTTCCGGGTTCGACTCCATTCGCAGGGAAGTGGCCCGCCGCTCCCTGGAAAAATTGACTCAGGATGGCAGGATTCATCCGGGCCGCATCGAAGACGTTGTCAATAAATGCAAGAAAGAGGTCACCCAGCAGATCAAGGAAGCCGGTGAGCAGGCCATTTTGGCTGTGGGTATCGATAATGTTCCGCCGGATATGGTGCGCTTGCTGGGCCGTCTCAAGTATCGCACCAGTTATACCCAGAACGTTCTTGAGCACGTGCAGGAAGTGGCGTGGATCTGTGGCCACATCGCCGCGGAAATCGGCCTGGATGTGCAAATGGCCAAGCGGGCCGGGTTGTTTCATGACATCGGCAAGGCCATCGACCACCAGACCGATGGAACCCACACGCAACTGGGAGTGGAAGTGGCCAACCGCTACAACGAGCACAAATACGTGGTCAACGCCATCGCCGCCCACCATGAAGATGTCGAGTGTGAATCGCTCTACGCGGTGCTGGTTACGGCGGGAGATACTATCTCAGCGTCCCGGCCAGGAGCCCGGCGGGAAATGCTGGAAACTTACGTCAAGCGGATGAGCAAACTGGAAGAAATCGGCGATTCCTATAAAGGCGTGGAAAAGACCTACGCCATTCAGGCGGGCCGCGAAGTGCGTATCATCGTTGTGCCTGAAGGGATCACCGACGAAGAATCGAATCTTTTAGCGCGGGACGTAGCAAAGCGGATTGAAAAAGAGGTCACCTATCCCGGTGAAATTAAAATCACCGTGGTCAGAGAAAAACGATTCACAGAATTTGCTCGATAA
- the lysS gene encoding lysine--tRNA ligase gives MEETGNLIKIRREKVEELRAKGISPFNNKFKVNAAIGDLVRDFSEYSKEELAEKDPRFIIAGRMMTRRNHGKTTFIHLKDHSGQIQIYVNEKSLGADDYETFGMFDIGDIVGVQGKISKTRTGELTLFSERLTLLTKSLHPLPEKWHGLKDIELRYRQRYVDLIVNPEVKDLFIARSRIIQSLRGFLNERDYLEVETPMMQSIPGGATAKPFKTHHNALNMELYLRIAPELYLKRLVVGGIERVYEINRNFRNEGISTEHNPEFTMLEFYTAYVDYNDLMDLTEEMFRYVAQSVFDTLTFPYTHRVDGKEKEGHFDFSQSFKRIPFKQSLTEIGEVPPDVLEDPEKAAAYALENKVALEKKDTPAKVLAKLFDAFVEPKLIQPTFVTDYPAALSPLSQKKADDPSLVERFELFIGGKEIANAYTELNDPIEQKQRFEEQVAERQAGDDEAHWMDHDFIRALEIGMPPTAGEGIGIDRLTMLFTNSQSIRDVILFPQLKKES, from the coding sequence ATGGAAGAAACAGGTAATTTAATCAAGATAAGACGGGAAAAGGTGGAGGAGCTCCGCGCCAAAGGAATCTCTCCTTTTAATAACAAATTCAAAGTCAACGCCGCCATTGGCGATTTGGTCAGGGATTTTTCCGAGTATTCCAAGGAAGAGCTCGCCGAAAAGGACCCGCGGTTCATCATTGCGGGTCGCATGATGACGCGCAGAAACCACGGAAAGACCACGTTCATTCACCTGAAAGACCATTCCGGGCAAATCCAGATTTACGTTAACGAAAAATCGCTGGGCGCCGATGACTATGAAACCTTCGGCATGTTTGACATTGGGGATATTGTCGGCGTGCAGGGAAAAATCTCTAAAACCCGAACCGGAGAGCTCACCTTGTTTTCCGAACGGTTGACCCTGCTCACCAAGTCCCTTCATCCGCTTCCAGAAAAATGGCACGGGCTCAAAGACATTGAACTGCGTTACCGTCAGCGCTATGTCGATCTCATCGTGAATCCGGAAGTGAAAGATTTGTTTATTGCCCGGAGCAGGATCATCCAGTCCCTTCGCGGATTTCTCAACGAACGGGATTATCTGGAAGTGGAAACCCCCATGATGCAGTCCATCCCCGGCGGCGCCACCGCAAAACCGTTCAAGACCCATCACAATGCCCTGAATATGGAACTCTATTTGCGAATCGCGCCGGAGCTCTATCTCAAACGGCTGGTGGTGGGAGGCATTGAGCGCGTCTACGAGATCAACCGCAATTTTCGTAACGAAGGGATCTCCACAGAGCATAACCCGGAATTCACCATGCTGGAGTTCTATACCGCCTATGTCGACTACAATGATTTGATGGATCTCACCGAAGAGATGTTCCGCTATGTGGCTCAGTCCGTATTCGATACTTTAACCTTTCCCTACACCCATCGCGTCGACGGCAAAGAGAAAGAAGGCCATTTTGATTTCAGCCAATCGTTTAAACGGATTCCTTTCAAACAGTCTTTGACGGAAATAGGGGAAGTGCCGCCCGATGTGTTGGAAGACCCCGAAAAGGCAGCGGCTTATGCCCTGGAAAACAAAGTGGCCCTCGAGAAAAAAGACACCCCGGCCAAGGTGCTGGCCAAGCTATTCGATGCGTTTGTGGAACCAAAACTGATTCAACCCACTTTTGTTACCGATTATCCTGCAGCGTTATCCCCCCTTTCCCAGAAAAAGGCCGATGACCCCAGCCTGGTGGAGCGGTTCGAATTATTTATTGGCGGTAAGGAAATCGCCAATGCTTATACCGAGTTGAACGATCCTATCGAGCAGAAACAGCGTTTCGAGGAACAGGTTGCGGAGAGGCAGGCGGGGGACGATGAAGCGCACTGGATGGACCATGACTTTATCCGGGCGCTGGAAATTGGCATGCCGCCGACGGCGGGAGAAGGCATAGGCATCGATCGATTGACCATGCTTTTCACCAATTCGCAGTCGATTCGGGATGTTATTCTTTTTCCACAGTTGAAAAAAGAATCCTGA
- the lolE gene encoding ABC transporter permease, with protein MAYELFVSLRHLRAKRTQKFISLNTWISIGGVALGVMALIVVIAVMSGFGKDLRDKILGTTSHAVITNINRTGIKDIENIIRQVKEVPGVAAAAPFIMNHVMLTHGDAVSGIMIRGVDVVREEGVSDLEKNLIEGSLEFLETEKSKPAAGKNVRSRVVLGKELARRNGLRVGDVVSMVSPSSRITPMGLIPKMKIFQVAGIFESGMFEYDANLAFISIPAAQNFFSMQGKVSGVEVWVDDIDQAAVIAQQIQERLKFPYFVRDWMRMNKNLFSALQLEKVVMFVILILIILVAAFNIVSTLFMVVMEKTKEIAIMKAMGATRTSIIKIFSFQGLIIGVVGTFVGCVGGFTVVPNLNEIVGFIENIFGITAFPSDVYYLDKLPSEILYLDSFLIVIFSIVICFVASLYPAWRASRLNPVEGLRYE; from the coding sequence ATGGCTTACGAACTTTTTGTCAGTTTGCGTCATTTGCGGGCCAAAAGGACGCAGAAATTTATTTCCTTGAATACCTGGATATCAATCGGGGGGGTGGCGCTTGGGGTCATGGCCCTGATCGTTGTCATCGCCGTGATGTCGGGGTTCGGTAAGGATCTTCGCGACAAAATTCTGGGCACGACCAGCCATGCGGTGATCACCAACATCAACCGCACAGGGATCAAGGATATCGAAAACATCATCCGGCAGGTGAAAGAGGTTCCCGGAGTCGCCGCCGCCGCGCCCTTTATAATGAATCACGTCATGTTGACTCATGGCGACGCAGTGTCTGGCATCATGATCCGCGGGGTGGACGTAGTGCGCGAGGAAGGCGTGTCGGATCTCGAAAAAAACCTGATCGAAGGAAGTCTGGAGTTTTTGGAAACGGAAAAATCCAAACCCGCGGCTGGAAAAAATGTGCGTTCGAGAGTGGTTCTGGGAAAGGAACTGGCCCGCCGAAACGGATTGCGCGTTGGCGACGTGGTGTCGATGGTCTCGCCGTCCTCACGCATCACGCCGATGGGGTTGATCCCGAAAATGAAAATCTTTCAGGTGGCCGGCATTTTCGAATCCGGAATGTTTGAATACGATGCCAATCTGGCGTTCATTTCCATCCCTGCGGCGCAGAACTTTTTTTCCATGCAGGGGAAGGTGAGCGGTGTCGAAGTCTGGGTCGATGATATCGATCAGGCCGCTGTCATTGCTCAACAAATTCAAGAGCGACTGAAATTTCCATATTTCGTTCGCGACTGGATGCGCATGAATAAAAACCTGTTTTCTGCTCTGCAATTGGAAAAAGTCGTGATGTTCGTGATCCTCATCCTGATCATCCTGGTGGCCGCCTTCAATATCGTCAGCACCCTGTTCATGGTGGTCATGGAAAAAACCAAGGAAATCGCGATTATGAAAGCGATGGGGGCGACGCGGACAAGCATCATAAAAATTTTCAGTTTTCAGGGGTTGATCATTGGCGTGGTGGGAACCTTTGTGGGATGCGTGGGCGGGTTCACCGTCGTTCCCAATTTGAATGAGATCGTCGGATTCATTGAAAACATATTCGGCATCACCGCTTTTCCAAGCGATGTTTATTATCTCGATAAACTCCCTTCCGAAATTCTCTATTTAGATTCGTTTCTGATTGTGATTTTTTCCATCGTCATTTGTTTTGTTGCCTCACTGTATCCCGCCTGGCGGGCTTCCCGTTTGAACCCGGTAGAAGGATTGCGGTATGAATAG
- the lolD gene encoding lipoprotein-releasing system ATP-binding protein LolD encodes MNSEGKPNSPDMPLLEGVDVNKSYKTRRETLHILVDAGLKVLKGEVLGIVGASGVGKSTLLHVLGGLDRPDSGRILFRGVDIYRQKNNFLDKFRNRRVGFVFQFFNLLPDFTALENAMFPAIIRNESRKVAQEKAEHLLCQVGLKERLLHKPGELSGGESQRVALARALINQPDLLLADEPTGNLDTHASDSLIELIRKLNEEFKQTFVLVTHSQRIAQQMDRVMQLSEGKVKAIDRNVII; translated from the coding sequence ATGAATAGCGAGGGAAAGCCAAACTCTCCCGATATGCCTTTACTGGAAGGCGTGGATGTTAACAAGAGCTATAAAACCAGGCGCGAAACCCTTCACATTTTGGTGGATGCCGGCCTGAAAGTATTGAAGGGCGAAGTGTTGGGCATTGTTGGAGCGTCAGGGGTGGGGAAAAGCACCCTGCTGCATGTTCTGGGAGGATTGGACCGGCCCGATTCCGGCCGCATCCTTTTTAGGGGAGTAGATATTTACCGCCAGAAAAATAATTTTCTGGATAAATTTCGCAATCGCCGGGTGGGGTTCGTTTTTCAGTTTTTCAATCTTCTGCCGGATTTCACCGCCCTGGAAAATGCCATGTTTCCTGCGATCATCCGCAATGAGAGCCGAAAAGTCGCCCAGGAAAAGGCGGAGCATCTTTTATGCCAGGTTGGGCTGAAAGAACGCCTGCTGCATAAACCCGGTGAATTATCCGGAGGAGAAAGTCAGCGCGTGGCTTTGGCGCGCGCCCTGATCAATCAGCCAGATCTTCTTCTGGCGGATGAGCCGACGGGAAACCTGGACACCCACGCCAGCGATTCTCTGATCGAATTGATTCGTAAATTGAATGAAGAGTTCAAACAAACCTTTGTGCTGGTGACCCACAGTCAACGAATCGCCCAGCAAATGGACCGGGTCATGCAATTGAGCGAAGGAAAAGTGAAAGCCATTGACAGGAATGTGATTATTTAA
- the lpxD gene encoding UDP-3-O-acylglucosamine N-acyltransferase: MKLEKVAALVGGSLKGNGEIEISDARGIEDAGQGQVTFVAKKKFLRLLSESKASAVIVDREIDTDLPQIVVANPMLAFAKLLNVFHPEPQPQPNIDSRAVMGENVKLGANVTIFPYVCIGDNVSIGEGAILHPGVVVGPDCSIGKSAVLHPNVTLYRKTTLGNRVILHAGVVIGADGFGYTLDEKGEHYKIPQIGQVVIEDDVEIGANTCIDRATLGATIVKRGTKIDNLVQIAHNCTIGEHSILVSQVGLAGSCTLGHHVVLAGQVGLADHVTIGDQAILTAQSGTFRDVESKDVQGGSPSVPVNTWRKYVTLLPKLPQLTRKIKDLEARLNAIEKK; encoded by the coding sequence ATGAAACTCGAAAAGGTCGCGGCTTTGGTTGGCGGCTCCTTAAAGGGAAACGGAGAAATTGAAATCAGTGACGCCCGGGGGATCGAGGATGCCGGCCAGGGGCAGGTGACGTTTGTCGCCAAGAAAAAATTCCTCAGGCTCTTGTCCGAATCCAAAGCCTCCGCGGTTATTGTGGATCGGGAAATCGATACAGATTTGCCGCAGATCGTCGTCGCCAACCCGATGCTGGCTTTTGCTAAACTCCTCAACGTCTTTCATCCCGAACCCCAACCGCAGCCCAATATAGACTCCAGAGCCGTGATGGGCGAGAACGTGAAGCTGGGAGCCAACGTCACTATTTTCCCGTATGTTTGTATCGGCGATAACGTTTCCATCGGCGAGGGGGCCATTCTTCATCCGGGCGTGGTCGTGGGGCCGGACTGCAGCATTGGAAAAAGCGCCGTCCTGCATCCCAATGTCACTCTTTACCGCAAAACGACTCTTGGGAACCGCGTCATCCTGCATGCGGGGGTGGTGATTGGCGCCGATGGGTTCGGATACACCCTGGACGAGAAAGGCGAGCATTATAAAATTCCACAAATCGGCCAGGTGGTGATTGAGGATGACGTCGAGATAGGGGCCAACACCTGCATCGACCGGGCGACTTTGGGCGCCACCATCGTCAAGCGGGGCACGAAAATCGACAATCTGGTCCAGATCGCCCATAACTGCACCATTGGCGAACATTCTATTCTTGTGTCCCAGGTGGGACTGGCTGGAAGCTGTACCCTGGGGCATCACGTGGTTCTAGCCGGTCAGGTTGGGTTGGCGGATCACGTCACCATCGGCGACCAGGCCATATTGACCGCCCAGTCAGGAACGTTTCGGGATGTCGAAAGTAAAGACGTTCAAGGCGGTTCCCCCAGCGTTCCCGTGAACACCTGGAGAAAATACGTGACCCTCCTTCCCAAATTGCCGCAACTGACGCGCAAAATTAAAGATCTGGAAGCCAGATTGAACGCAATTGAAAAAAAATAA